The following are encoded in a window of Pongo abelii isolate AG06213 chromosome 16, NHGRI_mPonAbe1-v2.0_pri, whole genome shotgun sequence genomic DNA:
- the LOC129050311 gene encoding golgin subfamily A member 6-like protein 26 isoform X2, with protein MWPQPHLPDNPHLPTHPHLPTHPHLPTHPHLPTHPHLPTHPHLPTHPHLPTHPHLPTHPHLPTHPHLPTHPHLPTHPHLPTQPHLPTHPHLPTHPHLPTHPDLPTHPDLPTHPSPPTHPHLPTHPHLPAHPHLPTYPHLPTHPHLPTHPDLPTHPHPPTHPHLPTQPTMYKETRQNKLAEAKEKLRDHHAQTNPSVGAGASDTKKKKINNGTNSETTTSDGCHSPENKQQNRAQLEEEKKANYQHQEALRRELEAQVHTIRILTCQKTELQTALYYSQQALKQLEGEARDLIGRLHDSWKFAGELEQALSAVTTQKEKADKYIEELTKERDTLSLELYRNTITDEELKEKNAKLQEKLRLVESEKSEIQLNVKELKRKLERAKLLLPQQLQAEADHLGKELQSVSAKLQAQVEENELWNRLNQQQEEKMWSQEEKIQEREEKIREREEKIQEQEEKIREQEEKMRRQEEMMREKEEKIRELEEKIHEQEKIWEEEEKRQEQEKICEQEKRQEQEEKMWRQEEKIHKQEEKIQEQEEKMWRQEEKMHEQEKIWEEEKRQEQEEKMWRQEEKIREQEEMWRQKEKMHQQEEKIREQEEKMWRQEEKIWEQEKKMWRQEEKIREQEEKMGRQEEKIREQEEKMHEQEEKMWRQEEKMHEQEKIREEEKRQEQEEKIWRQEEKIREQEKMWRQKEKMHEQEEKIREQEEKMWRQEEKVQKQKDTMQEQEEKIREQEEMMQEQEEKMRRQEEKMWEQEVRLRHQEEKMQELEEHLEAAIYRADDKNAQTINM; from the exons ATGtggccccaaccccacctccctgacaatccccacctccctacccatccccacctccctacccacccccacctccctacccatccccacctccctacccatccccacctccctacccacccccaccttcctacccacccccacctccctacacacccccacctccctacacacccccacctccctacacacccccacctccctacacacccccacctccctacacacccccacctccctacacagccccacctccctacccacccccacctccctacacacccccacctccctacccaccccgacctccctacccatcccgacctccctacccatcccagcccccctacccacccccacctccctacacacccccacctccctgcacacccccacctccctacctacccccacctccctacacacccccacctccctacccaccccgacctccctacccatccccaccccccTACCCACCCGCACCTCCCTACCCAACCCACGATGTACAAAGAAACCCGACAGAACAAATTGGCCGAGGCCAAGGAAAAG TTGAGAGACCATCATGCCCAGACCAACCCTAGTGTTGGTGCAGGAGCAAGCGacaccaaaaagaagaaaataaataatggcactAACTCTGAGACAACCACTTCTGATGGTTGCCACTCACCTGAGAAT aaacaacagaaccGAGCTCAGCTGGAAGAA GAAAAGAAGGCAAACTACCAACATCAGGAAGCTCTAAGGAGGGagctagag GCCCAGGTTCATACCATACGAATCCTTACATGTCAGAAAACCGAGCTTCAGACGGCACTCTATTACAGCCAGCAAGCTCTCAAACAGTTGGAAG GAGAGGCCAGGGATCTGATCGGCCGCCTGCATGATTCATGGAAGTTTGCAGGAGAGTTAGAGCAGGCTCTCTCTGCCGTCACTACACAGAAGGAGAAGGCGGATAAG TACATCGAGGAGTTAACAAAGGAGAGGGACACCCTGAGTCTGGAACTGTACAGGAACAC CATAACCGATGaggagctgaaggagaaaaatgccaaactacaagaaaaacttcgacttgtagaatctgaaaagtctGAGATCCAGCTCAACGTAAAGGAGCTAAAAAGGAAGCTGGAGAGGGCCAAGCTCCTGCTGCCACAG cagctgcaggcgGAGGCTGACCACCTGGGTAAGGAGCTGCAGAGTGTGTCAGCAAAGCTCCAAGCCCAGGTGGAAGAGAACGAGTTGTGGAACCGCCTGAACCAGcaacaggaggagaagatgtggagccaggaggagaagatacaggagcgggaggagaagatacgggagcggGAGGAGAAGATAcaagagcaggaggagaagatacgggagcaggaggagaagatgcggaggcaggaggagatgatgcgagagaaggaggagaagatacgggagctgGAGGAGAAGATACATGAGCAGGAAAAGatatgggaggaggaggagaagaggcaggagcaggagaagatATGCGagcaggagaagaggcaggagcaggaggagaagatgtggaggcaggaggagaagatacacaagcaggaggagaagatacaggagcaggaggagaagatgtggaggcaggaggagaagatgcatgAGCAGGAGAAGAtatgggaggaggagaagaggcaggagcaggaggagaagatgtggaggcaggaggagaagatacgggagcaggaggagatgtggaggcagaaggagaagatgcaccagcaggaggagaagatacgggagcaggaggagaagatgtggaggcaggaggagaagatatgggagcaggagaagaagatgtggaggcaggaggagaagatacgggagcaggaggagaagatggggaggcaggaggagaagatacgggagcaggaagagaagatgcacgagcaggaggagaagatgtggaggcaggaggagaagatgcacgagcaggagaagatacgggaggaggagaagaggcaggagcaggaggagaagatatggaggcaggaggagaagatacgggagcaggagaagatgtggaggcagaaggagaagatgcacgagcaggaggaaaagatacgggagcaggaggagaagatgtggaggcaggaggagaaggtgCAGAAGCAGAAAGATACGATgcaagagcaggaggagaagatacgtgagcaggaggagatgatgcaggaacaggaggagaagatgcggaggcaggaggagaagatgtgggagCAGGAAGTGAGGCTGCGGcaccaggaggagaagatgcaggaactggag GAGCACCTGGAAGCTGCCATCTACCGAGCAGATGACAAGAACGCACaaacaataaacatgtaa
- the LOC129050311 gene encoding golgin subfamily A member 6-like protein 26 isoform X1: MWPQPHLPDNPHLPTHPHLPTHPHLPTHPHLPTHPHLPTHPHLPTHPHLPTHPHLPTHPHLPTHPHLPTHPHLPTHPHLPTQPHLPTHPHLPTHPHLPTHPDLPTHPDLPTHPSPPTHPHLPTHPHLPAHPHLPTYPHLPTHPHLPTHPDLPTHPHPPTHPHLPTQPTMYKETRQNKLAEAKEKLRDHHAQTNPSVGAGASDTKKKKINNGTNSETTTSDGCHSPENKQQNRAQLEEEKKANYQHQEALRRELEAQVHTIRILTCQKTELQTALYYSQQALKQLEGEARDLIGRLHDSWKFAGELEQALSAVTTQKEKADKYIEELTKERDTLSLELYRNTITDEELKEKNAKLQEKLRLVESEKSEIQLNVKELKRKLERAKLLLPQQQLQAEADHLGKELQSVSAKLQAQVEENELWNRLNQQQEEKMWSQEEKIQEREEKIREREEKIQEQEEKIREQEEKMRRQEEMMREKEEKIRELEEKIHEQEKIWEEEEKRQEQEKICEQEKRQEQEEKMWRQEEKIHKQEEKIQEQEEKMWRQEEKMHEQEKIWEEEKRQEQEEKMWRQEEKIREQEEMWRQKEKMHQQEEKIREQEEKMWRQEEKIWEQEKKMWRQEEKIREQEEKMGRQEEKIREQEEKMHEQEEKMWRQEEKMHEQEKIREEEKRQEQEEKIWRQEEKIREQEKMWRQKEKMHEQEEKIREQEEKMWRQEEKVQKQKDTMQEQEEKIREQEEMMQEQEEKMRRQEEKMWEQEVRLRHQEEKMQELEEHLEAAIYRADDKNAQTINM, from the exons ATGtggccccaaccccacctccctgacaatccccacctccctacccatccccacctccctacccacccccacctccctacccatccccacctccctacccatccccacctccctacccacccccaccttcctacccacccccacctccctacacacccccacctccctacacacccccacctccctacacacccccacctccctacacacccccacctccctacacacccccacctccctacacagccccacctccctacccacccccacctccctacacacccccacctccctacccaccccgacctccctacccatcccgacctccctacccatcccagcccccctacccacccccacctccctacacacccccacctccctgcacacccccacctccctacctacccccacctccctacacacccccacctccctacccaccccgacctccctacccatccccaccccccTACCCACCCGCACCTCCCTACCCAACCCACGATGTACAAAGAAACCCGACAGAACAAATTGGCCGAGGCCAAGGAAAAG TTGAGAGACCATCATGCCCAGACCAACCCTAGTGTTGGTGCAGGAGCAAGCGacaccaaaaagaagaaaataaataatggcactAACTCTGAGACAACCACTTCTGATGGTTGCCACTCACCTGAGAAT aaacaacagaaccGAGCTCAGCTGGAAGAA GAAAAGAAGGCAAACTACCAACATCAGGAAGCTCTAAGGAGGGagctagag GCCCAGGTTCATACCATACGAATCCTTACATGTCAGAAAACCGAGCTTCAGACGGCACTCTATTACAGCCAGCAAGCTCTCAAACAGTTGGAAG GAGAGGCCAGGGATCTGATCGGCCGCCTGCATGATTCATGGAAGTTTGCAGGAGAGTTAGAGCAGGCTCTCTCTGCCGTCACTACACAGAAGGAGAAGGCGGATAAG TACATCGAGGAGTTAACAAAGGAGAGGGACACCCTGAGTCTGGAACTGTACAGGAACAC CATAACCGATGaggagctgaaggagaaaaatgccaaactacaagaaaaacttcgacttgtagaatctgaaaagtctGAGATCCAGCTCAACGTAAAGGAGCTAAAAAGGAAGCTGGAGAGGGCCAAGCTCCTGCTGCCACAG cagcagctgcaggcgGAGGCTGACCACCTGGGTAAGGAGCTGCAGAGTGTGTCAGCAAAGCTCCAAGCCCAGGTGGAAGAGAACGAGTTGTGGAACCGCCTGAACCAGcaacaggaggagaagatgtggagccaggaggagaagatacaggagcgggaggagaagatacgggagcggGAGGAGAAGATAcaagagcaggaggagaagatacgggagcaggaggagaagatgcggaggcaggaggagatgatgcgagagaaggaggagaagatacgggagctgGAGGAGAAGATACATGAGCAGGAAAAGatatgggaggaggaggagaagaggcaggagcaggagaagatATGCGagcaggagaagaggcaggagcaggaggagaagatgtggaggcaggaggagaagatacacaagcaggaggagaagatacaggagcaggaggagaagatgtggaggcaggaggagaagatgcatgAGCAGGAGAAGAtatgggaggaggagaagaggcaggagcaggaggagaagatgtggaggcaggaggagaagatacgggagcaggaggagatgtggaggcagaaggagaagatgcaccagcaggaggagaagatacgggagcaggaggagaagatgtggaggcaggaggagaagatatgggagcaggagaagaagatgtggaggcaggaggagaagatacgggagcaggaggagaagatggggaggcaggaggagaagatacgggagcaggaagagaagatgcacgagcaggaggagaagatgtggaggcaggaggagaagatgcacgagcaggagaagatacgggaggaggagaagaggcaggagcaggaggagaagatatggaggcaggaggagaagatacgggagcaggagaagatgtggaggcagaaggagaagatgcacgagcaggaggaaaagatacgggagcaggaggagaagatgtggaggcaggaggagaaggtgCAGAAGCAGAAAGATACGATgcaagagcaggaggagaagatacgtgagcaggaggagatgatgcaggaacaggaggagaagatgcggaggcaggaggagaagatgtgggagCAGGAAGTGAGGCTGCGGcaccaggaggagaagatgcaggaactggag GAGCACCTGGAAGCTGCCATCTACCGAGCAGATGACAAGAACGCACaaacaataaacatgtaa
- the LOC129050311 gene encoding golgin subfamily A member 6-like protein 26 isoform X3, giving the protein MWPQPHLPDNPHLPTHPHLPTHPHLPTHPHLPTHPHLPTHPHLPTHPHLPTHPHLPTHPHLPTHPHLPTHPHLPTHPHLPTQPHLPTHPHLPTHPHLPTHPDLPTHPDLPTHPSPPTHPHLPTHPHLPAHPHLPTYPHLPTHPHLPTHPDLPTHPHPPTHPHLPTQPTMYKETRQNKLAEAKEKLRDHHAQTNPSVGAGASDTKKKKINNGTNSETTTSDGCHSPENEKKANYQHQEALRRELEAQVHTIRILTCQKTELQTALYYSQQALKQLEGEARDLIGRLHDSWKFAGELEQALSAVTTQKEKADKYIEELTKERDTLSLELYRNTITDEELKEKNAKLQEKLRLVESEKSEIQLNVKELKRKLERAKLLLPQQQLQAEADHLGKELQSVSAKLQAQVEENELWNRLNQQQEEKMWSQEEKIQEREEKIREREEKIQEQEEKIREQEEKMRRQEEMMREKEEKIRELEEKIHEQEKIWEEEEKRQEQEKICEQEKRQEQEEKMWRQEEKIHKQEEKIQEQEEKMWRQEEKMHEQEKIWEEEKRQEQEEKMWRQEEKIREQEEMWRQKEKMHQQEEKIREQEEKMWRQEEKIWEQEKKMWRQEEKIREQEEKMGRQEEKIREQEEKMHEQEEKMWRQEEKMHEQEKIREEEKRQEQEEKIWRQEEKIREQEKMWRQKEKMHEQEEKIREQEEKMWRQEEKVQKQKDTMQEQEEKIREQEEMMQEQEEKMRRQEEKMWEQEVRLRHQEEKMQELEEHLEAAIYRADDKNAQTINM; this is encoded by the exons ATGtggccccaaccccacctccctgacaatccccacctccctacccatccccacctccctacccacccccacctccctacccatccccacctccctacccatccccacctccctacccacccccaccttcctacccacccccacctccctacacacccccacctccctacacacccccacctccctacacacccccacctccctacacacccccacctccctacacacccccacctccctacacagccccacctccctacccacccccacctccctacacacccccacctccctacccaccccgacctccctacccatcccgacctccctacccatcccagcccccctacccacccccacctccctacacacccccacctccctgcacacccccacctccctacctacccccacctccctacacacccccacctccctacccaccccgacctccctacccatccccaccccccTACCCACCCGCACCTCCCTACCCAACCCACGATGTACAAAGAAACCCGACAGAACAAATTGGCCGAGGCCAAGGAAAAG TTGAGAGACCATCATGCCCAGACCAACCCTAGTGTTGGTGCAGGAGCAAGCGacaccaaaaagaagaaaataaataatggcactAACTCTGAGACAACCACTTCTGATGGTTGCCACTCACCTGAGAAT GAAAAGAAGGCAAACTACCAACATCAGGAAGCTCTAAGGAGGGagctagag GCCCAGGTTCATACCATACGAATCCTTACATGTCAGAAAACCGAGCTTCAGACGGCACTCTATTACAGCCAGCAAGCTCTCAAACAGTTGGAAG GAGAGGCCAGGGATCTGATCGGCCGCCTGCATGATTCATGGAAGTTTGCAGGAGAGTTAGAGCAGGCTCTCTCTGCCGTCACTACACAGAAGGAGAAGGCGGATAAG TACATCGAGGAGTTAACAAAGGAGAGGGACACCCTGAGTCTGGAACTGTACAGGAACAC CATAACCGATGaggagctgaaggagaaaaatgccaaactacaagaaaaacttcgacttgtagaatctgaaaagtctGAGATCCAGCTCAACGTAAAGGAGCTAAAAAGGAAGCTGGAGAGGGCCAAGCTCCTGCTGCCACAG cagcagctgcaggcgGAGGCTGACCACCTGGGTAAGGAGCTGCAGAGTGTGTCAGCAAAGCTCCAAGCCCAGGTGGAAGAGAACGAGTTGTGGAACCGCCTGAACCAGcaacaggaggagaagatgtggagccaggaggagaagatacaggagcgggaggagaagatacgggagcggGAGGAGAAGATAcaagagcaggaggagaagatacgggagcaggaggagaagatgcggaggcaggaggagatgatgcgagagaaggaggagaagatacgggagctgGAGGAGAAGATACATGAGCAGGAAAAGatatgggaggaggaggagaagaggcaggagcaggagaagatATGCGagcaggagaagaggcaggagcaggaggagaagatgtggaggcaggaggagaagatacacaagcaggaggagaagatacaggagcaggaggagaagatgtggaggcaggaggagaagatgcatgAGCAGGAGAAGAtatgggaggaggagaagaggcaggagcaggaggagaagatgtggaggcaggaggagaagatacgggagcaggaggagatgtggaggcagaaggagaagatgcaccagcaggaggagaagatacgggagcaggaggagaagatgtggaggcaggaggagaagatatgggagcaggagaagaagatgtggaggcaggaggagaagatacgggagcaggaggagaagatggggaggcaggaggagaagatacgggagcaggaagagaagatgcacgagcaggaggagaagatgtggaggcaggaggagaagatgcacgagcaggagaagatacgggaggaggagaagaggcaggagcaggaggagaagatatggaggcaggaggagaagatacgggagcaggagaagatgtggaggcagaaggagaagatgcacgagcaggaggaaaagatacgggagcaggaggagaagatgtggaggcaggaggagaaggtgCAGAAGCAGAAAGATACGATgcaagagcaggaggagaagatacgtgagcaggaggagatgatgcaggaacaggaggagaagatgcggaggcaggaggagaagatgtgggagCAGGAAGTGAGGCTGCGGcaccaggaggagaagatgcaggaactggag GAGCACCTGGAAGCTGCCATCTACCGAGCAGATGACAAGAACGCACaaacaataaacatgtaa